One genomic segment of Synechocystis sp. LKSZ1 includes these proteins:
- a CDS encoding IS4 family transposase yields MISNFPQVVQKHLGHLPKKDYPELDTFKFVSIWLSFVLDQSQTSMRSQFKRLNARGESVDISTFSKASKKRNPKVFKEILKKLKKEVEVSREPEKRELVLFPLDSTVISLTSKLLWRQGHHQVKLFSGINLDTGAPGGIVINFGQGHDSKYGNETIEATPENGVGIMDRGFCSLARIAKLQEEKERYFVLRTKNNISLNMLENGKYEIGSGKEKLEGRVVVFSDREERTEFRLATNLPEEGEGGISNEEIAEFYRLRWQIELLWKFLKMHLKLDRLITKNTNGIEIQIYSCLIGYLMLRLVRIPKEFGESLLDKLRYLQAFMCEKISYVHWLRELVVNC; encoded by the coding sequence ATTATATCAAACTTTCCTCAAGTTGTGCAAAAGCATCTGGGTCACTTGCCCAAAAAGGATTATCCAGAACTGGACACCTTTAAGTTTGTCTCAATTTGGCTAAGTTTCGTGCTAGACCAAAGCCAAACAAGCATGAGAAGTCAATTCAAGAGATTAAACGCGAGAGGAGAGTCAGTAGATATATCGACCTTCTCAAAAGCAAGTAAAAAGCGAAACCCAAAGGTTTTTAAAGAAATATTAAAAAAGCTAAAAAAAGAAGTAGAAGTCTCTCGAGAACCAGAAAAAAGGGAACTGGTTTTGTTTCCACTGGACTCAACAGTGATATCGTTAACGAGCAAATTATTATGGAGACAAGGACATCATCAGGTAAAACTATTTAGTGGGATTAATTTAGACACAGGAGCCCCAGGAGGAATAGTAATTAATTTTGGTCAAGGGCATGATAGTAAATATGGGAATGAAACGATAGAAGCAACGCCAGAGAATGGAGTTGGGATAATGGATAGAGGATTTTGTAGTCTAGCAAGAATAGCAAAACTGCAAGAAGAGAAAGAGCGTTACTTTGTGTTAAGAACAAAGAACAATATAAGCTTAAATATGCTGGAAAATGGAAAGTATGAAATAGGAAGTGGGAAGGAAAAGCTAGAAGGAAGAGTAGTAGTATTTAGTGATAGAGAAGAAAGAACAGAGTTTAGGTTGGCAACAAATTTACCAGAAGAGGGAGAGGGAGGAATAAGTAATGAAGAGATAGCTGAGTTTTATCGATTGCGTTGGCAAATAGAACTATTATGGAAGTTCTTAAAAATGCACTTAAAGTTGGACAGGCTAATCACTAAAAATACAAACGGAATAGAGATTCAGATTTATAGTTGCCTGATTGGATATTTAATGTTGAGATTGGTAAGAATTCCGAAAGAGTTTGGGGAATCTTTATTAGATAAGCTACGGTATTTACAGGCATTTATGTGTGAAAAAATAAGTTATGTACACTGGCTAAGAGAGTTAGTGGTAAATTGTTGA
- a CDS encoding M61 family metallopeptidase produces MSSTANLPQLHYQVALPEPANHYFEVALTVTSWSAPVLDLKMPVWTPGSYLIREYERHVQELKATDLSTQNLLTVTKQRKNHWQINTESCEQVQVTYRVYAYDLSVRTNHLDTSHGYFNGAALFYWIPGYERLPLTLEIVPPQADWQVSTALAPLPGKPNCFQVLNFDTLVDSPVEVGTHQIHRFEVLGKSHTFAIWGDGNLNVAQLLADTQKIIEVEAQLFGGLPYDHYLFILHLSSQGYGGLEHQNSCTLNYSRFGFRDPEKYQRFLQLVAHEFFHLWNVKRLRPKALESFDYGQENYTESLWFSEGTTSYYDLLIPLRAGIYDGKTFLKNLSQEITRYLLTPGRLVQPLAESSFDAWIKLYRRDANSDNSQISYYLKGELVTLLLDLLIRERHQNQRSFDQVLQGLWEKFGKDEIGFTPDQLKAEIEAVTGLDLQDFFQRYLHSTEELPFDAYLEPFGLTLKPILEESSPYLGLKVQSENGVNKIKFVARNSPAEKAGISPDDELLALNGLRVSADQLADRLKDYPVEGQIELTIFHQDQLQTVTVRLAPPQPSRYELIPLERPSERQRQNLQGWLGFGI; encoded by the coding sequence ATGTCCTCCACTGCAAATCTGCCCCAATTGCACTACCAAGTGGCCCTGCCGGAACCGGCCAACCATTACTTTGAAGTGGCCCTCACGGTCACCTCCTGGTCTGCTCCAGTTTTGGATCTGAAAATGCCCGTCTGGACTCCTGGTTCCTACCTCATCCGGGAATACGAGCGCCATGTGCAGGAATTAAAAGCTACAGATCTGAGCACACAAAACCTTTTAACCGTCACCAAACAGCGTAAAAACCATTGGCAAATTAACACCGAAAGCTGTGAACAAGTTCAAGTCACCTATCGGGTCTATGCCTACGACCTGTCGGTGCGAACTAATCACCTCGACACCAGCCACGGTTATTTTAATGGCGCAGCCCTATTCTACTGGATTCCCGGTTACGAGCGGTTGCCCCTGACCCTAGAAATCGTTCCTCCCCAAGCCGATTGGCAGGTTTCGACGGCCCTGGCTCCCCTTCCGGGTAAGCCAAACTGTTTCCAGGTACTGAATTTTGACACATTAGTGGATAGTCCCGTCGAGGTCGGAACCCATCAAATTCATCGGTTTGAAGTATTGGGGAAGTCTCATACCTTTGCCATTTGGGGAGATGGGAATCTTAACGTGGCGCAACTGTTGGCCGATACACAAAAAATCATTGAAGTTGAGGCCCAACTCTTTGGTGGTCTGCCCTACGATCATTATCTTTTTATCTTGCATCTTTCTAGCCAAGGCTACGGTGGCCTGGAGCATCAGAATTCCTGCACATTAAATTATTCCCGTTTTGGCTTTCGTGACCCGGAGAAGTATCAACGCTTCCTGCAATTAGTGGCCCACGAATTTTTCCATCTCTGGAACGTTAAGCGTCTCCGGCCCAAGGCCCTGGAAAGCTTTGACTACGGGCAGGAAAACTATACCGAATCTCTCTGGTTTTCTGAAGGAACCACCAGTTACTATGATCTGCTCATTCCCCTCCGGGCCGGTATCTACGATGGCAAGACATTTCTCAAGAATTTAAGCCAGGAAATCACCCGTTACCTGCTCACGCCCGGCCGCTTGGTTCAACCCCTAGCGGAATCTAGCTTTGATGCCTGGATTAAGCTCTATCGCCGTGATGCCAACAGTGATAACAGCCAGATTTCCTACTACCTCAAGGGGGAATTGGTGACGCTTCTGCTGGATTTACTAATCCGGGAGCGCCACCAAAATCAACGCTCCTTTGACCAAGTGCTCCAGGGCCTGTGGGAAAAATTTGGGAAAGACGAAATTGGCTTTACCCCTGACCAGTTAAAGGCAGAAATTGAGGCCGTTACTGGTTTGGATCTCCAAGACTTCTTCCAGCGTTACCTCCATAGCACCGAAGAACTCCCCTTTGACGCTTACCTAGAACCTTTTGGGTTGACCCTCAAGCCTATTCTAGAAGAGTCTAGCCCCTACCTAGGCCTTAAGGTGCAGAGCGAAAACGGCGTTAACAAAATTAAATTTGTGGCTCGGAATTCCCCTGCTGAAAAAGCTGGTATTAGCCCTGATGATGAACTTCTGGCCCTGAATGGCCTGCGCGTCAGTGCCGATCAACTGGCTGACCGTCTCAAGGATTACCCAGTAGAGGGCCAGATTGAATTAACCATCTTCCACCAAGACCAACTGCAAACGGTGACGGTTCGCTTAGCCCCACCCCAACCCAGTCGCTATGAGTTGATCCCCCTGGAACGGCCCTCGGAACGTCAACGACAGAATCTCCAGGGTTGGTTAGGTTTTGGTATTTAG